The nucleotide window TTTTCCAGAAAGGTATAGTGATCTGGAAATATTCGCAAAGGGACCAGAATTGTTCGAGGATTTATTTTCTGAAATTAAAAAGGCCAGACAGCACATTCATATTTTATTTTATATCATCAAAGATGATAAACTCAGCCACGAGTTCGTCACTTTATTGAAGAACAAAGCACAGGAGGGAGTTGAAGTTCGGCTTCTTGTAGATTGGATCGGAAGCAACTTGAAACGGAAGACGATCAAGTCCCTGAAGGCAGCGGGAGTGCAGTTCGCTTATACCCATATTCCGAAGCCTCCCTTTTTGTTCTATTCATCCCAGGTCCGCAACCATCGTAAGATTACGGTTATTGACGGACAAATCGGTTACCTTGGCGGCTTTAATATTGGGGATGAATATAATGACAAGAATCCAAAGCTTTCACCTTGGCGGGATTATCATTTGAAATTAACTGGTGAAGGGATTGTTGACTTGCAGAAAGAATTTTTACGTGACTGGCAATGTGCAAGCAAGGTGAACCTTCTCCAGAACAAAGCGTACTTTCCTGAGTTGCAAAAGGGATCGATTCGCCAGCAGTTCGTCCCAACCGAAGGTGATTCACTCGAAGACTTAATCGCCACGTTAATCAGCGAAGCAAAGAAATCCATCATCATCGGCACACCATATTTCATTCCAAGCAAAGAGGTATTTGAGCAATTAAATGCTGCGATTTCCCGGGGAGTGTCCGTTACGGTCCTTGTCCCATATAAGTCCGACCATATTCTCGTAAAAGAAGCATCGTACAGGTATTTACGTTCCCTCCTCAAGGATGGAGCCGATGTATATCAATATTTGAAGGGTTTTTATCATGCCAAAGTCGTGATGATCGATGACAATATTTGTGATATCGGAACAGCAAATTTTGATCAACGAAGCATGTTTTTAAATTATGAATTGAATTGCTTAGTTTATGACCCTTCTTTTATTAAAAAAGTGAAGCATATTCTCACTGAAGACATGTTGGATTCTCATAAAGCTTCACTTGCTGACTTCAGCCGCGCAAACCTGTTTTTATCATTCAAAGAAACAGCCGCAAGGACGATTTCATTTTTCCTATAGGCTCTTTTCGTAAAAATTCAGAAACATCTCTGAAAAGCAGCGAAAACAGCCTTTCTATAACATAACCGGAGTTAGTGTTCGGCCTCCTCCGGAAAAAGGAGGTTCTATATGATCATTCGGCTAGGATATGTATCCACCGCCATCAGCCTATGGGATGCATCTCCCTCCAAGGCACTTACGTTTGCCAGATACGGGCAGCTGCCTGAGGAGGAGCGGTATGAAAAATTGCTTTCCGTTACCTATCAAAATCTCTTGAACACCGAAAGAATGATTCATTACAATATCGCCCATGACATTCCTTTATACCGCTTTTCCAGCTCGATCGCCCCGCTGGCGACCCATCCGGAGGTCAAGTGGGATTTTGTCACACCTTTTCGTGAAAAATGGCTGGAAATCGGTGCGTTGGTGAAAAAGCATGAGCTGCGCACAAGCTTCCATCCTAACCAGTATACGCTGTTCACTTCCCCGAGGGAGAAAGTGACGGCCAATGCCATCATCGATATGGAATATCACTACGGAATGCTCGAAGCAATGGGATTGGAAAACAACGCACTCATCAATATCCATATTGGCGGGGCTTACGGAAACAAAGAAGAGACAATTTTGCGTTTTCATGAAAACTTCGCAAAACTGCCTCCCCATATCAAGGCAATCACCACCCTTGAAAACGATGATAAAACCTATAATTCTGAAGAAACATTGAAGGCTTGTAAAAAAGAGGACGTGCCATTCATGTTCGATTATCACCATCACATGGCAAACCTCTGTGAAGAGCCTCTTGAAAAATTGCTTCCTGAAGGTTTCACGACCTGGGAACGGATCGGGATGAAGCCGAAGGTCCACATTTCCTCACCGAAATCGGAAAAAGCCTACCGGTCACATGCCGATTACGTGGATCCGGAATTCATCCTTCCGCTGATCGATATTTTACGGAGTATAGGCCAGGACGTCGATTTCATGATCGAAGCGAAGGAGAAGGACAAAGCCGCGCTTAGGCTCGTCGAGGATTTGGCGAAAATCCGCGGAGTGAAGCGGATTGGCGGGGCTGTTTTGGAGTGGAAGTGATGAATAAAGAAACTAGGAAAGATAATGGTATCCGCTACCTATATGGTATAATTAACTAGCACAGCAAAAAGCAGGGTGTGCAGCGGCCGTCCCCAATCCAGCAGGAAAGGGGGTGACGCTGATGGTTACGTATGAAGCAATGAACTTGATGGTGAGCTTCGCCACGCTTATCGTTGCCGTAATCGCCATAGGTATTTCTTCTAATAAAAAGAAGTAACCTACCCTGCACATCGCCAAATGTGAGTAGATTACTTCTATTCGGAACTGGCCGCTGTAATTCAAGCAGCTTGCTGTGTATTGAGATCTCGGTTGCAGCCGAGATCTCTTTTTTTACTATATGGACTTTATGCTTAAATTATAAACCTTATATTACATCAATTCAACAAAACCGATAATACTTCACTATAATTTGGAAGTTCAGTTACTAAGAGAGACCCAGCCAAGTGGCTGGATCTCTTAAAAGGTATATTACATCTTCTCCGGAGCAGATACCCCGATCAACTCAAGTGCATTCTTCAAAGTGATCTGCGCTGTCTTGATCAGCGACAGACGGGCTGCTGTTCTTTCTTTATTCTCCAGATCCAGTACTTTTTCAGCGTTGTAGAAGCTGTGGAATACGGATGCCAGTTCGAAAATGTAGTTAGAGATTCGATGCGGCATACGCTTCTGGGCTGCTTCGGCAACAGCCAGCGGGAATTCTCCCAGCTTTTTCAGCAGGTCGATTTCCTTCTCGGATTGGATATGCTTGAAGTCTGCTTCAATGTCGAAAATCAAACCTTGCTCTGCAGCAGAACGCAGAATGCTGTTAATGCGGGCGTGAGCATATTGTGCGTAGAATACCGGGTTTTCGTTTGACTGGGAAACGGCCAGGTCAAGATCGAAGTCCATGTGAGTATCAGCGCTTCTCATTGCGAAGAAGTAACGCACTGCATCCAGGCCTACTTCATCAATCAAATCACGCATTGTCACCGCTTTACCCGTACGCTTGCTCATCTTCATCTTTTCGCCATTCTTGTACAGGTGGACGAGCTGGATGATTTCGACTTCAAGCGCATCACGGTCATAGCCCAATGCCTGGATCGCCGCCTTCATCCGCGGGATGTACCCGTGGTGGTCTGCTCCCCAGATGTTGATCAGCTTTTCAAAACCGCGCTCAAGCTTGTCTTTATGGTAGGCAATATCAGGCAGCAGGTAAGTATAAGAGCCATCCTGCTTGATCAGCACGCGGTCCTTGTCATCTCCAAGCTCTGATGAACGGAACCATGTTGCGCCGTCCTCCTCATAGATATGGCCATTTTCACGCAATGCTTCAAGCGCCACGTCAATTTTGCCGTTTTGATATAGAGATGTTTCCGAGTACCAAACATCGAACTTAACACGGAAGTTTTCAAGGTCCTGCTTCAGTTTTTCCATTTCATATTTCAGGCCATATTCACGGAAAGCATCAAAACGCTCCTGTTCAGGAACATTTACATACTTATCACCAAACTCTTCAGCCAGGGTCTGGCCTATCCCAATGATGTCAGCGCCATGGTAGCCATCCTCAGGCATCTGCTTATCCATGCCAAGCGCCTGGAAATAGCGAGCCTCAACAGAGAGCGCCAGGTTATTGATCTGGTTGCCGGCATCATTGATATAGTACTCACGGGAAACATCGTAACCCGCTTTAGCGAGCACATTGCACAAAGTATCGCCGACAGCCGCGCCGCGCGCATGTCCAAGGTGTAGGTCGCCAGTCGGGTTCGCCGAAACGAACTCAACCTGGATTTTCTCGCCGTTTCCTACCTTTGATTCCCCATAGTTATCCCCTGCTTCAAGGATTGCCGGAATCAAATCCGTCAGATAGCTATTGTCCATGTAAAAATTGATGAAGCCCGGACCGGCAATTTCAATTTTCTCAATGGATGCCTTGCTTTTATCAAAGTTCTCGATCAATTGTTCAGCGATCTGGCGCGGAGCTTTCTTCGCCACGCGGGCAAGCTGCATCGCCATATTCGTGGAGTAGTCACCGTGCGCTTTTTCCTTTGGCGTTTCAAGGATCACAGCCGGAATCTGCGCTTCTTCAGCAAGATTGGCCTTGATGATCGCCTGCTTGATTTCTTCCTTCAGCTTCAATTGAACCTGTTCAACTATATTCATTTGCCTTCCTCCTTATATTTAATCGTCATATGGTATGTACCTGCACTCGCGCCCTGGATCGCCATTTCATACAGCAAGTCCACATGGCCCTCCTGCTTTTCCTCGTTAAAATCCAGATCAAGACGCTTCGTCAGCGCAGAAGTCTCGAGCAGACCGTATGGCGTCTTGTAATTGCCAGGGGTTTTTTTATTCAGCAGAAAATGAAGCCTCATCTTGATTGCACCGCTGCGCAGGATCAGCACTTCATCTCCTGAAATTTTCACCGTCGTATGAACATCCCCTTCCTCCATCACTTCATCATACTGGAGGTACGAGCTGTTCGCCTTTTTATAGTATCGGCCAAAAGTGGTCAATTCAAAAGTATCCTTCTCACTGCCACTATAAATTGCCGTTTTCACCGTCACCTTTACAGGAGTCTGTTCAGCGGGTCCAGTTGACACCGATAACACATCCTTTTCAAACACTATTATAACTTTATAAGTATAAATATTCTCCTATGAAAGTGCAAGGTTCTCGGAGATTTGAATGATAAATGGAATACCCTGATAGGATTAACTCTGCTGAAAAGCGGGTATTGATTATCAAAACCTTTTAAGGAGGTGGCCTTCATGAAAATTGAAGTTAAATGCGAAGTAGAAAACTGCAAATACTGGGCTGAAGGCGACAAATGTGTTGCTGATTCAATCCTTGTCGTTGCGAATTCAGGAAAACAGGCACTAAATGAACGCGAAACCATTTGTGATACATTCGAAAAGATGTAAGAATGTGAAAAACCGGCTGGCGAAATGCCTGCCGGTTTTATCATGTTCAGGGAATCCAGTGATATCCCTCATTATCCCGCGAAAACTAGCCTCGATTCCGCGAAAAATACCCCCCTATCCCGCGAAAGTCTCCCCTAATTCCGCCAAAAACAACCCCGATCCCGCGAACTGGAAAAAACTCGAGATTTTTACCAGTTAGAAAAATAGCATTCCAGCTGAAATGACAACTCCTGAAACAACCAGCATGAGGACACAGTATCCCATGATATCTTTTGCCTTCAAACCGGCAATTGCCAGTGCTGGCAGTGCCCAGAACGGCTGGATCAGGTTGGTCCATGCATCACCCCAGGCAACAGCCATCGCCGTTTTTGGGATCGAAACACCAAGAGTCTGTGCTGCGTCAAGCATGACAGGCGCCTGGACTGCCCATTGTCCTCCGCCAGACGGTACAAAGAAGTTGACTAGTCCCGCGCTCAGGAAGGTGAAGAACGGGAAGGTGAATTCATTCGAAATCGACACGAAGCCTTCCGACATGACCGCTGCCAGGCCAGAAGCTGTCATCATACCCATGATCCCCGCGTAGAAAGGGAATTGGATGATGATTCCGCTTGCCCCTTTTACCGCATTCACCACCGCGTCAAGGAATCGCTTTGGCGTTCCATGGAACAGGATTCCGAGGAATAGGAACAAGAAGTTAACTATATCGAGATTTAGCTTGAATCCGTTTGTTGCAAAATAGTAAAACAGGAAAACAAGGCCCATTATTCCAATCAATAAAGAAATGATTCTGCTGTTTTCCAGTTTTTCTGCAGGTGTCATCGCTCCCTGCTCAATTGCCGCTGCCTGAACATCCGCTTCAAGCAATACAGGATCGACCATCACTGTTTGATCCTTAGATGGCATCATCATTCGGTTAACTACCGGCAAGACGATAAGCAAGATTAAGATAATCAAAAGATTGAAGCCTGCAAAAATCGTCTGGTCAGTCGGGATGATTCCAATCAGATCCTGGGAGAAGTGCCCCTCCGTCGCAATCGTCAGCGGAATCGAACCAGAGATGCCGCCATGCCAGACGATGAAGCCCCCGTAAGCGCTTGCAATTAACAGTCTGTAGTCGACATTTTGAATCTTTTTCGCCAGCTCTTTCGCGAATAGAGCACCTATGACCAGACCAAATCCCCAGTTGATCAAGCTTGCGATCATTGAAACGACCGTGACGATCACAATCGCCTGCCCCGGCGATTTCGCCAGCGATGCCAGCGCACCCAATCCTTTTTTAAAGATATTGCTGCTCGCGAGAACATGCCCTGTCACAAGCACGAGCACCATCTGCATCGAGAACGTCAGCAGGCTCCAGAAGCCGCCGCCCCAATGCTGGGCCATTTGATAAGGACCACTGTCAGTAAAAATAAGGCCCAATCCAAATACAACAAAAGTTAGGATAATGACAAAAAGAAATGGATCAGGCAAATACCGCTGCATCAGGCGGTTGAAAAAAGAAACCAACATTTTCATCCTTATTACCTCCTTTTTAGTAGTTACCTTCATAAATACTATATTTTCTATACATTTCGGAATATTCCTTCTTTTAATACCAACTATTAATACTTGGTTTTTAAAAAATCCCTATACAAGACTGTTGATTTTCGTTCCAGGCGCTTCGCTTTCCGCTGGAAGAATATGAAAAAGACCAACTGCCGTCTTTTTCATAAACAATTCTTCCTTGGGGCTGGCGCTGAGCCTCCTCGTCGCTTTGCTGCTGCGGGGTGCAAATGATCCCTCACGCGAATCATTTCACCTAGGTCTCACCTGACCAGACACACCCGCAGGACACTGAATGGGCTTCCTCGAGTTTGCCCACGCACGATGGAAATGCGTTAGCATTTTCGGAGGAGTCTACTCGCCTTCCACTACAATCAACAAGGTTTAAAAATCAACCTTCAGCTTTTAATAGAGCCGTAAATAACCATAAAAAAATGCCCCCTCAATAAAGGGAGCATTGCTTAACTTTCTTATTTTACAAATCCAAGCAGCATTTCACGTATGATTTTGCTAGCTGTGTTTGCGGTCATTTCGGATGTATCGTAGATTGGCGCTACTTCCACAAGGTCGGCTCCTACTACATTGACTTCAGAGTTTGCGATCGCATGGATGGAAGCCAGCAGTTCCTTGGAAGTGATGCCGCCAGCGTCAACCGTTCCTGTTCCAGGAGCGTGAGCCGGGTCAAGAACATCGATATCGATCGTCACATAAACCGGACGCTCAGCAAGCTTCGGCAATACTTCCTTCAACGGTTCAAGAACCTCAAACTTAGAAATATGCATGCCCACTTCCTTGGCCCATTCGAATTCTTCCTTCATCCCTGAACGGATCCCGAATGAATAAACATTCTTCGGTCCGATGTGCTCAGCGATCTTACGGATTGGCGTGGAGTGTGACAATGGCTCGCCCTCATAATGCTCACGCAGGTCAGTGTGTGCATCAAAGTGAATGATGGCAAGGTCTTCATACTTTTTCGCGAATGCCTTCATGACCGGCCATGACACGAGGTGCTCGCCGCCCATTCCAAGCGGGAATTTTTCCTCAGCCAAAAGCTTGTCCACGTACTCCTCGATTAAATCAAGGCTCTTCTGGGCATTACCGAATGGCAGCGGGATGTCTCCTGCATCGAAGTAGTTAAGGTCTGCCATCTCGCGGTCAAGATACGGGCTGTATTCTTCAAGGCCGATCGATACCTCACGGATGCGGGTCGGGCCGAAACGTGAACCCGGACGGTAGCTGACAGTCCAGTCCATTGGCATTCCGTAAAGGACAGCCTTGCTTTCTCCATAGTTTGAATGGCTGCCGATAAACACATTGCCAGAATAGGCTTCATCAAAACGCATTGCAAACACCTCTTTTTAAAAATATTTTTACAGTAAAACGGCCCCCGGGAAACCGGGAAGCCGATTGAGATTTTGATTATTTTACAAGGTCGCCAACAAATTTAGGCAAGACGAAAGCTGCTTTGTGAAGCTCTTTCGTGTAGTACTTTGTTTCGATGTCGTGGAAACGCTCCTCGCCCACTTCAAGCGGATCGTGCTTCTTGGATCCAAGTGTGAATGCCCACATTCCGCTTGGGTATGTCGGGATATTCGCCACATAAAGGCGAGTGATCGGAAAGATTTCCTTTACATCCTTTTGAACGTTGCGGATCAGGTCAGCCTTGAACCATGGGTTGTCAGACTGGGCAACGAAAATTCCGTCTTCCTTCAGTGCCTTTGAAATTCCAGCGTAAAAGCCTTTTGTGAAAAGGTTCACCGCAGGGCCAACTGGTTCAGTCGAGTCAACCATGATGACATCATACTGGTTGTCGCTTTCGGCGATATGCATGAAGCCGTCGCCAACCTGGACATCGACGCGCGGGTCGTCCAGCTTGCCTGCGATTTCAGGCAGGTATTTCTTTGAGTACTCGATGACTTTCCCATCGATATCGACAAGAGTCGCCTTTTTCACGCTTGGGTGCTTAAGCACTTCACGGATGACACCGCCGTCGCCGCCGCCTACTACCAATACCTGCTCAGGGTTCGGGTGTGTGAACAACGGAATATGCGCAACCATTTCGTGGTAAACGAACTCATCTTTTACAGAAGTCATAACCATGTCATCAAGCAGAAGCATATTGCCCCACTCTTCTGTTTCAACCATGTCAAGCTTCTGGAATTCTGTCTGTTCTGTATGTAACGTCTTGTTCACTTTCATTGTAATACCAAAGTTTTCTGTCTGCTTTTCTGTAAACCAAAGACCCATTTTTCTTCCTTCCTTTCGGCAAAAAAATTTTCCGTTATGTTGCGGCGAATTTTTCATGGTGGGAGCCACTGACCAAATTTTATATGAATCAAGCATTGCGCTTACATTTATTTGTTATACTTCCCCAACATCACGAATACAAACATCAGAAAAAGTATAGTTGAATCTAGCAAAAATGCAAGCAAAATTTGATTCTATGTTTAAAAACAGCTGTTTTTTTTCATACTGATACTATCTATCTTTTTAGGGGGAAGCAGTATGGAGCTGATGACCGACCAGCGGTTTCGCAAAACAATCAAATATTTGCGTGCTTTGATCTTTTTCGGGCTTGCGGGGCTTGCATTGGCGATGATCGTCTATTTTTCGCTGATCGGCTATGCGAAAATCCAGGGTCCGCCCCCTCTCGCCGTGCCGCAATCGACCTTGTTATTTTCAAACGATGGGACGGTAATCGGCGAAAGCCATTCGGGACAGAAGCGCTATTGGGTGGCGCTCAAGGATATCTCGCCCCATTTGATCAATGCGACGGTTTCGATAGAGGATAAGACCTTTTTTACCCATAACGGGTTTGATTATAAGCGAATTGCAGGTGCCGCAATTGCGGATATGAAGGCAATGTCCAAAGTCCAGGGCGCGAGCACGATCACACAGCAGTATGCAAGGAACCTTTTCCTCGAGCATGATAAGACATGGTCACGGAAAGCGACCGAGGCGCTCTACACCTTGCGCCTTGAGATGAATTATTCCAAAGATGAGATTCTCGAAGGCTATCTGAATACGATTTATTACGGCCACGGAGCATACGGCGTCCAGGCAGCGAGCCTTTATTATTTTGGCAAGGATGCAAAGGATTTATCCCTGGCGGAAGCTTCCATGCTTGCAGGGATTCCGAAAGGACCAAGCATCTACTCGCCTTTTTCATCTATGGAAAAAGCAAAGCAGCGTCAGCAGACGATTTTAAATACAATGAAATCCAATGGGTATATCACAGAGCTTGCCGCGCAAAAAGCAGGCACGGAAAAGCTGAAGCTTGTCGGTGAGCACCAGCATAACCGGATTGGCACGGCACCTTACTTCCAGGATGCTGTTCAAAATGCACTCCGGAACTCGTTGAATTTTGATGACCGGACGATTTCACTCGGCGGTTTGAGGGTTTACACAACACTTGACCTTGAGCAGCAGGAAGTGGCCGAAAAATCGATCAGCAAAATGATCGCGACTGATTCAGAAATCCAGGCAGGATTGGTGGCGATGAATCCGAAAAATGGTTATGTAAAGGCACTCGTCGGCGGCAGGGATTATAAGGTGAGCCCTTTTAACCGGGCAGTGCAGGCTGTCAGGCAGCCAGGGTCGACGATGAAGCCAATCCTGTACTATGCTGCTCTCGAGAATGGCTTCACGCCGTCGACAACGATGAAAAGCCAGTTGACGACCTTCCTGTTCGATGATGGTCGTTCGGAGTATACGCCGCATAATTTCAACAATAAATACGCTGAAGAGGATATCACAATGGCGCAGGCCCTGGCATTGTCGGATAACGTCTATGCCGTAAAAACCCATCTGTTCCTGGGCGAGGATACGCTGATCAAGACAGCGAAGCGCTTTGGAATCAAGACAGAGATGGAGAAGGTTCCCTCTCTCGCCCTGGGTACCTCAGGCGTCAGAGTCATCGAGATGGCCAATGCATACAGCATTTTAGCCAATGGCGGGAAAAAAGTAGAACCAGTCCTGATCACAAAGGTCGAAAACCATAAAGGCGAGGTCATCTATGAATATGAGGGTGAAAAGAAAGAGGTATTGAAGCCCG belongs to Mesobacillus sp. AQ2 and includes:
- the speB gene encoding agmatinase, whose translation is MRFDEAYSGNVFIGSHSNYGESKAVLYGMPMDWTVSYRPGSRFGPTRIREVSIGLEEYSPYLDREMADLNYFDAGDIPLPFGNAQKSLDLIEEYVDKLLAEEKFPLGMGGEHLVSWPVMKAFAKKYEDLAIIHFDAHTDLREHYEGEPLSHSTPIRKIAEHIGPKNVYSFGIRSGMKEEFEWAKEVGMHISKFEVLEPLKEVLPKLAERPVYVTIDIDVLDPAHAPGTGTVDAGGITSKELLASIHAIANSEVNVVGADLVEVAPIYDTSEMTANTASKIIREMLLGFVK
- the cls gene encoding cardiolipin synthase, with the translated sequence MGIGWMIFWIIAGIALWVTADFLLGRKQHLANAKKYAFPERYSDLEIFAKGPELFEDLFSEIKKARQHIHILFYIIKDDKLSHEFVTLLKNKAQEGVEVRLLVDWIGSNLKRKTIKSLKAAGVQFAYTHIPKPPFLFYSSQVRNHRKITVIDGQIGYLGGFNIGDEYNDKNPKLSPWRDYHLKLTGEGIVDLQKEFLRDWQCASKVNLLQNKAYFPELQKGSIRQQFVPTEGDSLEDLIATLISEAKKSIIIGTPYFIPSKEVFEQLNAAISRGVSVTVLVPYKSDHILVKEASYRYLRSLLKDGADVYQYLKGFYHAKVVMIDDNICDIGTANFDQRSMFLNYELNCLVYDPSFIKKVKHILTEDMLDSHKASLADFSRANLFLSFKETAARTISFFL
- a CDS encoding DUF1540 domain-containing protein; amino-acid sequence: MKIEVKCEVENCKYWAEGDKCVADSILVVANSGKQALNERETICDTFEKM
- the speE gene encoding spermidine synthase; translation: MGLWFTEKQTENFGITMKVNKTLHTEQTEFQKLDMVETEEWGNMLLLDDMVMTSVKDEFVYHEMVAHIPLFTHPNPEQVLVVGGGDGGVIREVLKHPSVKKATLVDIDGKVIEYSKKYLPEIAGKLDDPRVDVQVGDGFMHIAESDNQYDVIMVDSTEPVGPAVNLFTKGFYAGISKALKEDGIFVAQSDNPWFKADLIRNVQKDVKEIFPITRLYVANIPTYPSGMWAFTLGSKKHDPLEVGEERFHDIETKYYTKELHKAAFVLPKFVGDLVK
- a CDS encoding short-chain fatty acid transporter, whose product is MKMLVSFFNRLMQRYLPDPFLFVIILTFVVFGLGLIFTDSGPYQMAQHWGGGFWSLLTFSMQMVLVLVTGHVLASSNIFKKGLGALASLAKSPGQAIVIVTVVSMIASLINWGFGLVIGALFAKELAKKIQNVDYRLLIASAYGGFIVWHGGISGSIPLTIATEGHFSQDLIGIIPTDQTIFAGFNLLIILILLIVLPVVNRMMMPSKDQTVMVDPVLLEADVQAAAIEQGAMTPAEKLENSRIISLLIGIMGLVFLFYYFATNGFKLNLDIVNFLFLFLGILFHGTPKRFLDAVVNAVKGASGIIIQFPFYAGIMGMMTASGLAAVMSEGFVSISNEFTFPFFTFLSAGLVNFFVPSGGGQWAVQAPVMLDAAQTLGVSIPKTAMAVAWGDAWTNLIQPFWALPALAIAGLKAKDIMGYCVLMLVVSGVVISAGMLFF
- a CDS encoding putative holin-like toxin; translated protein: MVTYEAMNLMVSFATLIVAVIAIGISSNKKK
- a CDS encoding DUF1934 domain-containing protein; the protein is MSTGPAEQTPVKVTVKTAIYSGSEKDTFELTTFGRYYKKANSSYLQYDEVMEEGDVHTTVKISGDEVLILRSGAIKMRLHFLLNKKTPGNYKTPYGLLETSALTKRLDLDFNEEKQEGHVDLLYEMAIQGASAGTYHMTIKYKEEGK
- the uvsE gene encoding UV DNA damage repair endonuclease UvsE, producing the protein MIIRLGYVSTAISLWDASPSKALTFARYGQLPEEERYEKLLSVTYQNLLNTERMIHYNIAHDIPLYRFSSSIAPLATHPEVKWDFVTPFREKWLEIGALVKKHELRTSFHPNQYTLFTSPREKVTANAIIDMEYHYGMLEAMGLENNALINIHIGGAYGNKEETILRFHENFAKLPPHIKAITTLENDDKTYNSEETLKACKKEDVPFMFDYHHHMANLCEEPLEKLLPEGFTTWERIGMKPKVHISSPKSEKAYRSHADYVDPEFILPLIDILRSIGQDVDFMIEAKEKDKAALRLVEDLAKIRGVKRIGGAVLEWK
- the argS gene encoding arginine--tRNA ligase, with the protein product MNIVEQVQLKLKEEIKQAIIKANLAEEAQIPAVILETPKEKAHGDYSTNMAMQLARVAKKAPRQIAEQLIENFDKSKASIEKIEIAGPGFINFYMDNSYLTDLIPAILEAGDNYGESKVGNGEKIQVEFVSANPTGDLHLGHARGAAVGDTLCNVLAKAGYDVSREYYINDAGNQINNLALSVEARYFQALGMDKQMPEDGYHGADIIGIGQTLAEEFGDKYVNVPEQERFDAFREYGLKYEMEKLKQDLENFRVKFDVWYSETSLYQNGKIDVALEALRENGHIYEEDGATWFRSSELGDDKDRVLIKQDGSYTYLLPDIAYHKDKLERGFEKLINIWGADHHGYIPRMKAAIQALGYDRDALEVEIIQLVHLYKNGEKMKMSKRTGKAVTMRDLIDEVGLDAVRYFFAMRSADTHMDFDLDLAVSQSNENPVFYAQYAHARINSILRSAAEQGLIFDIEADFKHIQSEKEIDLLKKLGEFPLAVAEAAQKRMPHRISNYIFELASVFHSFYNAEKVLDLENKERTAARLSLIKTAQITLKNALELIGVSAPEKM
- a CDS encoding PBP1A family penicillin-binding protein, whose protein sequence is MELMTDQRFRKTIKYLRALIFFGLAGLALAMIVYFSLIGYAKIQGPPPLAVPQSTLLFSNDGTVIGESHSGQKRYWVALKDISPHLINATVSIEDKTFFTHNGFDYKRIAGAAIADMKAMSKVQGASTITQQYARNLFLEHDKTWSRKATEALYTLRLEMNYSKDEILEGYLNTIYYGHGAYGVQAASLYYFGKDAKDLSLAEASMLAGIPKGPSIYSPFSSMEKAKQRQQTILNTMKSNGYITELAAQKAGTEKLKLVGEHQHNRIGTAPYFQDAVQNALRNSLNFDDRTISLGGLRVYTTLDLEQQEVAEKSISKMIATDSEIQAGLVAMNPKNGYVKALVGGRDYKVSPFNRAVQAVRQPGSTMKPILYYAALENGFTPSTTMKSQLTTFLFDDGRSEYTPHNFNNKYAEEDITMAQALALSDNVYAVKTHLFLGEDTLIKTAKRFGIKTEMEKVPSLALGTSGVRVIEMANAYSILANGGKKVEPVLITKVENHKGEVIYEYEGEKKEVLKPELASVMTHMLTGIFDKKLNGYSSVTGSTLIKKMTRPYAAKSGTTETDSWMVGYTPQLVSAVWTGYDKGKPIELTVEKSYAKNIWMDFMEKSLDNEPVKKFKAAKGTVAVYVDPANGNLASDGCPVKRLTWFAAGTEPTEYCTDHLAHEEHKEETSEMKKEKKPWYKRWFGL